The following coding sequences are from one Flavobacteriales bacterium window:
- a CDS encoding FAD-dependent monooxygenase — translation MKTATVVGAGLVGSLWAVYLSKAGYKVRIIERRPDIRRADISAGKSINLALSDRGWRALDNVGVGDEIRKIAIPMTGRIMHDLEGKLTYQPYGKEGQAIYSVSRGGVNAKMMDIAEEYGNAEIIYNEKCYNVNHEQGIVYTETLSGEKKEYQSDIIFAADGAFSAVRYNSFQTLDRFQFSQNYIEDGYREILLPANADGSYRLEKNALHIWPRGRFMLIALPNEDGSFTCTLFMPMKGENSFESLTNKAAVQTFFETTFPDFYTMMPEIADAWEDHPLSSLAIIRCYPWTHGKTALMGDAAHATVPFYGQGMNCGFEDCSVMWDLMKKHNENWPIVFEEYQQLRKPDGDGVQDLSLHNYHVMRDFVADPQFLLQKKIEAHFSEKHPDKWMPLYSQVTFSHIRYSEAWKTGQKQDAIMKRVMAKHNNINEIWNSTEIENEILNELNY, via the coding sequence ATGAAAACAGCAACAGTTGTAGGTGCAGGATTAGTAGGCTCTTTGTGGGCAGTATATCTTTCTAAAGCGGGCTATAAAGTTCGAATAATTGAACGCCGACCAGATATTAGACGAGCAGATATTTCAGCAGGAAAATCAATTAACTTGGCTTTAAGCGATAGAGGTTGGAGAGCTTTAGACAACGTAGGGGTTGGTGATGAAATTCGAAAAATTGCTATACCCATGACAGGCAGAATTATGCACGATTTGGAAGGTAAATTAACTTATCAACCTTACGGAAAAGAAGGTCAAGCCATTTATTCGGTTTCGAGAGGTGGCGTAAATGCTAAAATGATGGACATTGCCGAAGAATATGGTAATGCAGAAATCATTTACAACGAAAAGTGTTACAACGTTAATCACGAACAAGGTATAGTTTATACCGAAACCTTATCAGGTGAGAAAAAAGAATACCAATCGGATATTATTTTTGCAGCTGACGGAGCTTTTTCGGCTGTCCGATATAACTCTTTTCAAACCTTAGATAGATTTCAATTTAGCCAAAACTATATTGAAGATGGTTACCGCGAAATTTTACTACCAGCGAATGCTGATGGAAGTTATCGATTAGAAAAAAATGCTTTACACATCTGGCCAAGAGGCAGATTTATGTTGATTGCACTACCCAACGAAGATGGTTCGTTCACTTGTACCCTCTTTATGCCCATGAAAGGAGAAAACTCTTTCGAAAGTTTAACCAACAAAGCTGCAGTTCAAACTTTTTTTGAAACAACCTTTCCAGATTTTTACACCATGATGCCCGAAATTGCTGATGCTTGGGAAGACCACCCTTTATCATCATTAGCTATTATTCGTTGCTACCCTTGGACACATGGAAAAACAGCATTAATGGGCGACGCAGCTCATGCAACAGTTCCGTTTTACGGACAAGGCATGAATTGTGGTTTTGAAGATTGTAGCGTAATGTGGGATTTGATGAAAAAACACAACGAAAATTGGCCCATTGTTTTTGAAGAATATCAGCAATTGCGTAAACCTGATGGCGACGGCGTTCAAGATTTATCGTTACACAATTATCACGTAATGCGTGATTTTGTTGCCGACCCACAATTTTTGTTACAAAAGAAAATTGAAGCTCATTTTTCAGAAAAACATCCTGATAAATGGATGCCTTTGTACAGTCAAGTAACTTTTAGCCACATACGTTATTCCGAAGCTTGGAAAACAGGACAAAAACAAGATGCAATAATGAAACGTGTAATGGCAAAACACAACAACATCAATGAAATTTGGAACAGTACCGAAATTGAAAATGAGATCTTAAACGAATTAAACTATTAG